A portion of the Deltaproteobacteria bacterium genome contains these proteins:
- a CDS encoding LLM class flavin-dependent oxidoreductase, translating to MRFGTFSYNQARPWATERQAFDELLTQIEFTEKLGFDDAWLAEHHHSDYGMLASPNLIIAALSRRTERLRFGNLVSVLPLYDPMRLAEECAMLDILTGGRLNVGLGRGVPKDDMKHRLDRETAQARFDEGIEILMRAWSGETFSFSGKAWGYEEISCRPQPLQKPHPPIYYGATAPESAAMVARRGWNLALSRQPLSNCAQAISRYRAERAKHSHLTGSGDAIMVRDIYVADSDEQAQREAVPELMRFWQLATDNVWRGDGLTADDLKKYTERYVYYPGGLTVERLDEWGTSLIGSPETVIKKARAMIETAKPDSLVGMFQFGGLKHEQVMHSIELFGSKVMPALRV from the coding sequence ATGCGGTTTGGGACGTTTAGTTACAATCAGGCGCGGCCTTGGGCAACGGAGCGCCAGGCCTTTGACGAATTGCTGACGCAGATCGAGTTCACGGAAAAGCTCGGCTTCGACGATGCTTGGTTAGCCGAGCATCATCATTCGGACTACGGCATGTTGGCCTCGCCCAATTTGATCATCGCGGCTCTGTCGCGCCGCACCGAACGGCTGCGCTTCGGCAACCTGGTCAGCGTGCTGCCGCTTTACGATCCCATGCGCCTGGCCGAAGAGTGTGCCATGTTGGATATTCTCACCGGCGGCCGGCTCAATGTTGGCTTGGGGCGCGGCGTGCCGAAAGATGACATGAAGCATCGTCTCGACCGCGAGACCGCGCAGGCGCGTTTCGACGAAGGCATCGAGATTCTCATGCGCGCGTGGAGCGGCGAGACCTTCAGTTTTTCCGGCAAAGCTTGGGGCTACGAAGAGATCTCGTGCCGGCCCCAGCCGCTGCAGAAACCCCATCCGCCGATTTACTACGGCGCCACGGCGCCGGAGAGCGCGGCGATGGTGGCGCGTCGCGGTTGGAATTTAGCACTATCGCGCCAGCCGCTGAGCAATTGCGCTCAGGCGATTTCACGTTATCGCGCCGAGCGCGCCAAACATTCGCACTTAACCGGCAGCGGCGACGCGATCATGGTGCGCGATATTTATGTCGCCGACAGCGACGAGCAAGCGCAGCGCGAAGCTGTGCCGGAGCTGATGCGCTTCTGGCAGTTGGCGACGGACAACGTCTGGCGCGGCGATGGGCTCACGGCCGATGATTTGAAAAAATACACCGAGCGCTACGTTTATTATCCCGGCGGTTTGACCGTCGAGCGCCTGGATGAATGGGGCACGTCGCTGATCGGTAGCCCGGAGACCGTGATCAAGAAAGCGCGGGCGATGATCGAGACCGCGAAACCGGACAGCTTGGTCGGCATGTTTCAATTCGGCGGCTTGAAGCATGAGCAGGTGATGCACTCGATTGAACTATTCGGGAGCAAGGTGATGCCGGCGCTGCGCGTGTGA